In the Clostridium sporogenes genome, one interval contains:
- the rnc gene encoding ribonuclease III translates to MKNRQDILKELQYKLKVCFKNENLLDVALTHSSYANGKKNIKYYERLEFLGDSVLQLIISEYLYQKYEDKKEGELTRKRAIIVCENSLYEIAKEWDLGFYLQMSKGEELTGGRERVSILADCVESIIAAIYLDKGLDDAREFVMKNFKEIIEKAMKDEIILDYKTTLQEIVQQNNDLTINYELLKQEGPPHRRKFFTNVSIDNEVKGTGIGYSKKEAEQNAAKEALKNLGDSHE, encoded by the coding sequence TTGAAAAATAGACAGGATATTTTGAAAGAACTTCAGTATAAACTTAAAGTATGTTTTAAAAATGAAAATTTATTAGATGTTGCATTAACTCATAGCTCCTACGCTAATGGTAAAAAAAATATAAAATATTATGAAAGATTAGAGTTCTTAGGAGATTCCGTATTGCAGCTTATAATATCAGAGTATTTATATCAAAAATATGAAGATAAGAAAGAAGGAGAACTTACTAGAAAAAGAGCTATAATAGTTTGTGAAAATTCTCTTTATGAAATAGCTAAAGAATGGGACTTAGGATTCTATTTACAAATGAGTAAAGGAGAAGAATTAACAGGAGGAAGAGAAAGAGTATCTATATTAGCAGATTGTGTAGAATCTATAATAGCTGCTATATATTTAGATAAAGGATTAGATGATGCAAGAGAATTCGTTATGAAAAACTTCAAAGAAATAATAGAAAAAGCTATGAAAGATGAGATTATATTAGACTATAAAACTACACTACAGGAAATAGTTCAGCAAAACAATGATCTTACTATAAATTATGAATTGCTAAAACAGGAAGGTCCTCCTCATAGAAGAAAGTTCTTTACCAATGTAAGCATAGATAATGAGGTTAAGGGTACAGGAATAGGATATAGTAAAAAAGAAGCAGAACAAAATGCAGCAAAGGAAGCATTGAAGAATTTAGGTGATAGTCATGAGTAA
- a CDS encoding radical SAM protein, whose translation MSKSHYIIPIFVAQEGCPHNCVFCNQHKITGEKDEIIDENYVRRTIEAYIKTIDRENSTLEVSFFGGTFTGIPIERQNSFLKVAKEYKDKGIIDYIHMSTRPDYIDKDILDNLKKYSADIIELGVQSLDDEVLLKSGRGHSVEEVYKASKLIKEYGFTLGHQIMLGLPGDTFKKDIETVEKSLEMKPDIARIYPALVIKDTPMEYMLKKETYKPYTLDEAIDVTKILYSMYDKEGVKVIRIGLQPTEEINEDKDVISGPFHPAFRELVEGKIINEAIFYYIENNLEEKLEICINNKDISKLYCNKKQFFNEFINKKKVKKFKVIQDKKLARGNIVIKKGINEEHIFIKEYMKKLSKEGKKSFV comes from the coding sequence ATGAGTAAAAGCCATTATATAATACCAATATTTGTAGCGCAGGAAGGATGTCCACATAATTGTGTATTTTGCAATCAACATAAGATAACAGGAGAAAAGGATGAAATAATAGATGAAAATTATGTAAGAAGGACTATAGAAGCCTATATAAAAACTATAGACAGAGAAAATTCAACATTAGAGGTTTCTTTTTTTGGTGGAACCTTCACAGGCATACCTATAGAGAGACAAAATAGTTTTTTAAAAGTGGCGAAGGAATATAAGGATAAGGGAATAATAGATTACATACATATGTCTACAAGACCAGATTACATAGACAAAGACATTTTAGATAATCTTAAAAAATATTCAGCAGACATAATTGAATTAGGAGTTCAATCTTTAGATGATGAAGTTCTTTTAAAATCAGGAAGGGGTCATTCTGTAGAAGAGGTATATAAGGCTTCAAAGCTTATAAAAGAATATGGATTTACCTTAGGTCATCAAATAATGTTAGGACTTCCAGGAGATACTTTTAAAAAGGATATAGAGACTGTAGAAAAATCTTTAGAAATGAAGCCAGATATAGCGAGGATATATCCGGCTTTAGTAATAAAAGATACTCCAATGGAATACATGCTAAAAAAAGAAACTTATAAACCTTATACTTTAGATGAAGCTATAGATGTAACTAAGATATTATACTCTATGTATGACAAAGAAGGAGTAAAAGTAATAAGAATAGGACTTCAGCCTACAGAGGAAATAAACGAAGATAAAGATGTAATTTCAGGTCCCTTTCATCCTGCTTTTAGAGAATTAGTAGAAGGAAAAATAATTAATGAAGCTATTTTTTATTATATAGAAAATAATTTAGAAGAAAAATTAGAAATTTGTATAAATAATAAGGATATTTCTAAATTGTATTGTAATAAAAAACAATTTTTTAATGAATTTATAAATAAAAAGAAAGTCAAAAAATTTAAGGTTATACAAGATAAAAAATTAGCTAGAGGCAATATAGTTATTAAAAAAGGTATAAATGAAGAACATATATTTATAAAAGAATATATGAAAAAGCTTTCAAAAGAAGGAAAAAAATCATTTGTATAG
- a CDS encoding DUF4044 domain-containing protein, whose product MKKEKREKMTKVLVVVMTIVFIASILPMLFAR is encoded by the coding sequence ATGAAAAAGGAAAAAAGAGAAAAAATGACTAAGGTTCTAGTTGTTGTTATGACAATTGTATTTATTGCTAGTATATTACCGATGCTTTTTGCCAGATAG